The following proteins come from a genomic window of Kitasatospora sp. NBC_01246:
- a CDS encoding DUF4240 domain-containing protein: protein MDETDFWQIIDDTREDADGDPDEQAERLVERLVQLTPDDVIDFARLFEARFQRAYRTDLWGAAHLLLDGASEDTFDYFRCWLIGQGREVFEGGLHEPDDLADLLPEFDEEEDGEAEDLGYAADEAYEQLTGLPLPEVGDRQPARPAGAALDFEDPDTMAKRFPKLWERYGD from the coding sequence ATGGACGAGACCGACTTCTGGCAGATCATCGACGACACCCGGGAGGACGCCGACGGCGACCCCGACGAGCAGGCGGAACGGCTGGTGGAACGGCTCGTCCAACTGACCCCGGACGACGTCATCGACTTCGCGCGGCTCTTCGAGGCCCGGTTCCAGCGCGCCTACCGGACCGACCTGTGGGGCGCGGCCCACCTGCTGCTGGACGGCGCCTCCGAGGACACCTTCGACTACTTCCGCTGCTGGCTGATCGGCCAGGGGCGGGAGGTGTTCGAGGGCGGCCTGCACGAGCCGGACGATCTGGCCGACCTGCTCCCGGAGTTCGACGAGGAGGAGGACGGCGAGGCCGAGGACCTGGGCTACGCGGCCGACGAGGCGTACGAGCAGTTGACCGGGCTGCCGCTGCCCGAGGTGGGCGACCGGCAGCCCGCGCGGCCGGCCGGCGCCGCGCTGGACTTCGAGGACCCGGACACGATGGCGAAACGGTTCCCCAAGCTCTGGGAGCGGTACGGGGACTGA
- a CDS encoding DUF2510 domain-containing protein, with translation MSNSTPPGWYPVPGADGTPGHERWWDGNAWTSDVRPLQAGGGGLADAPTQVSWQTPQQPAPVSPPPAYGYGAPQQGTPGYGYPTPDQQAYGYPQGGYPPSPPPPGRMKPGAVVGIVVGVLAVVGVVAAIALNSGGDPKADPEPVPTVTVTDTPSRTPSPGPTTRTPAPTPTPAPSLPPVPVVKDTAADAQHSITVPIFQGWDSQTDTTHSTVFLGSGRYTCPSGGSCIRGQFSVEKDTISGASARAAAEAAMPTYAAAIFTGITSHTDAGSANTTVAGVSGYAVRWHITTSDGTKGYILLAAVPAKGGGFVAFEGGVDDAAGAPDPTVLDQILKGIKQDGSGSGSGT, from the coding sequence GTGAGCAACTCGACGCCTCCCGGGTGGTACCCGGTACCGGGTGCGGACGGCACGCCCGGTCATGAGCGCTGGTGGGACGGCAACGCCTGGACCAGCGACGTCCGCCCTCTCCAGGCGGGCGGCGGCGGGCTCGCCGACGCCCCGACCCAGGTCTCCTGGCAGACCCCGCAGCAGCCCGCCCCCGTCTCCCCGCCGCCCGCGTACGGCTACGGCGCGCCCCAGCAGGGCACGCCCGGCTACGGCTACCCGACGCCGGACCAGCAGGCCTACGGCTACCCGCAGGGCGGCTATCCGCCGTCGCCGCCGCCGCCCGGCCGGATGAAGCCGGGCGCGGTCGTGGGGATCGTGGTCGGCGTGCTGGCCGTGGTCGGCGTGGTCGCCGCGATCGCCCTCAACAGCGGCGGCGATCCCAAGGCCGACCCGGAGCCGGTGCCGACGGTCACCGTCACCGACACCCCGAGCCGGACGCCGAGCCCCGGCCCGACCACGCGCACACCCGCGCCCACGCCCACGCCGGCCCCCAGCCTGCCGCCGGTGCCGGTGGTCAAGGACACCGCCGCGGACGCCCAGCACTCCATCACGGTGCCGATCTTCCAGGGCTGGGACTCGCAGACCGACACCACGCACTCGACGGTCTTCCTGGGCAGCGGCCGCTACACCTGCCCGAGCGGCGGCTCCTGCATCAGGGGCCAGTTCTCGGTGGAGAAGGACACCATCTCGGGAGCCTCGGCCCGGGCGGCGGCGGAGGCGGCGATGCCCACCTACGCGGCGGCGATCTTCACCGGGATCACCTCGCACACCGACGCGGGCTCCGCCAACACCACCGTGGCGGGCGTCTCCGGCTACGCGGTGCGGTGGCACATCACCACCTCGGACGGCACCAAGGGCTACATCCTGCTGGCGGCCGTCCCGGCCAAGGGCGGTGGCTTCGTGGCCTTCGAGGGCGGGGTCGACGACGCCGCGGGCGCACCCGATCCCACCGTGCTCGACCAGATCCTCAAGGGCATCAAGCAGGACGGCAGCGGCTCCGGCTCCGGCACCTGA
- a CDS encoding GNAT family N-acetyltransferase: MHAEDLIIRPAQTEDEKELSALNRAAWSWQSDVAPQPAEGDTVFDERHTPDQFLLALLGGRIVGYIRVVPPTPLASNGHVRQIQGLAVSAGARGRGVGRALVEAGCAAAAEQGARRITLRVLGHNAPARRLYEACGFVVEGSLAEEFLIDGRYVDDIWMARSLLG, encoded by the coding sequence ATGCACGCCGAAGATCTGATCATCCGTCCCGCGCAGACCGAGGACGAGAAGGAACTCTCCGCGCTCAACCGGGCCGCCTGGTCCTGGCAGAGCGACGTCGCCCCGCAGCCGGCCGAGGGGGACACCGTGTTCGACGAGCGCCACACCCCGGACCAGTTCCTGCTCGCCCTGCTGGGCGGCCGGATCGTCGGCTACATCCGGGTGGTTCCGCCCACCCCGCTGGCCAGTAACGGGCACGTGCGGCAGATCCAGGGGCTGGCGGTCTCCGCCGGGGCCCGCGGCCGGGGCGTCGGCCGGGCGCTGGTGGAGGCGGGCTGTGCGGCCGCCGCGGAGCAGGGGGCGCGCCGGATCACCCTGCGGGTGCTCGGGCACAACGCCCCGGCCCGCCGCCTCTACGAGGCCTGCGGCTTCGTGGTCGAGGGTTCGCTCGCCGAGGAGTTCCTGATCGACGGCCGGTACGTGGACGACATCTGGATGGCCCGTTCACTGCTGGGGTGA
- the lpdA gene encoding dihydrolipoyl dehydrogenase, whose translation MANDASTVFDVVILGGGSGGYAAALRAAQLGLSVALVEKGELGGTCLHRGCIPTKALLHAAEIADETKEAAEFGVLATFQGIDINGVHKYKDDVIAGLYKGLQGLVASRKVTFIQGEGKLSSQTSVDVNGQRVEGRHIVLATGSVPKSLPGLTIDGDRVISSDHALKLDRIPKSAVILGGGVIGVEFASVWKSFGVDVTIVEALPHLVPLEDENSSKLLERAFRKRGIKFELKARFSGVEYTETGVRVSTENGKQIDADLLLVAIGRGPVSAGLGYEENGVAMDRGYVLVDEYMRTNVPTISAVGDLVPTLQLAHVGFAEGILVAERVAGLKAVPIDYDGVPRVTYSNPEVASVGISEAKAVELYGKEKVVTLKYNLAGNGKSKILKTAGEIKLVQVKDGAVVGVHMVGARMGEQVGEAQLIYNWEALPAEVAQLIHAHPTQSEALGEAHLALAGKPLHAHD comes from the coding sequence GTGGCGAACGACGCCAGCACCGTTTTCGACGTAGTCATTCTCGGAGGCGGAAGCGGCGGTTACGCCGCGGCGCTCCGCGCCGCTCAGCTGGGTCTGAGCGTCGCCCTGGTCGAGAAGGGTGAGCTGGGCGGCACCTGCCTGCACCGCGGCTGCATCCCGACCAAGGCACTGCTGCACGCCGCCGAGATCGCGGACGAGACGAAGGAGGCCGCCGAGTTCGGCGTTCTGGCCACCTTCCAGGGCATCGACATCAACGGCGTCCACAAGTACAAGGACGACGTCATCGCCGGCCTGTACAAGGGCCTGCAGGGCCTGGTCGCCTCCCGCAAGGTGACCTTCATCCAGGGCGAGGGCAAGCTCTCCTCGCAGACCTCGGTGGACGTCAACGGCCAGCGCGTCGAGGGCCGCCACATCGTCCTCGCCACCGGCTCCGTGCCGAAGTCGCTGCCGGGCCTGACCATCGACGGCGACCGCGTGATCTCCTCGGACCACGCCCTCAAGCTCGACCGCATCCCGAAGTCCGCCGTGATCCTCGGCGGCGGCGTGATCGGCGTCGAGTTCGCCTCGGTCTGGAAGTCCTTCGGCGTCGACGTCACGATCGTCGAGGCGCTGCCGCACCTGGTCCCGCTGGAGGACGAGAACTCCTCCAAGCTGCTGGAGCGCGCGTTCCGCAAGCGCGGCATCAAGTTCGAGCTGAAGGCCCGCTTCTCCGGTGTCGAGTACACCGAGACCGGCGTGCGCGTCTCCACCGAGAACGGCAAGCAGATCGACGCCGACCTGCTGCTCGTGGCCATCGGCCGCGGCCCGGTCTCGGCCGGCCTCGGCTACGAGGAGAACGGCGTCGCGATGGACCGCGGCTACGTGCTCGTCGACGAGTACATGCGCACCAACGTGCCCACCATCTCCGCCGTCGGCGACCTCGTCCCGACCCTGCAGCTGGCCCACGTCGGCTTCGCCGAGGGCATCCTGGTCGCCGAGCGCGTGGCCGGCCTCAAGGCCGTGCCGATCGACTACGACGGCGTCCCCCGCGTGACCTACTCCAACCCCGAGGTGGCCTCCGTCGGCATCTCCGAGGCCAAGGCCGTCGAGCTGTACGGCAAGGAGAAGGTCGTCACCCTCAAGTACAACCTGGCCGGCAACGGCAAGAGCAAGATCCTGAAGACCGCCGGCGAGATCAAGCTCGTCCAGGTCAAGGACGGCGCCGTGGTCGGCGTCCACATGGTCGGCGCCCGGATGGGCGAGCAGGTCGGCGAGGCGCAGCTGATCTACAACTGGGAGGCTCTGCCGGCCGAGGTCGCGCAGCTCATCCACGCCCACCCGACCCAGTCCGAGGCCCTGGGCGAGGCGCACCTGGCGCTGGCCGGCAAGCCGCTGCACGCGCACGACTGA
- a CDS encoding leucyl aminopeptidase produces the protein MTALSVSTSSAASLRADAVVIGVAKGPKGIVLAPGAEAVSEAFEGKLAEVLTTLGATGAEGEAVKVPSPAGLKAALVLAVGLGEAADAGYGLETLRRAAGVAARTLGGSKKAALALPAESADEVEAVALGGLLGAYSFGTYKGNGSAKEPVGELVLLTVRKGSKDAKAAVERAVVLGEEMNRARDLVNTAPNDLNPKGFAAIAQAAGKEHGLKVEVLDEKALLKGGFGGLLGVGNGSANPPRLVKVAYTHPKAKASLAFVGKGITYDSGGISLKPAGHNETMKCDMAGAAAVFAAVVSAKRLGLAVNVTAWLALAENMPSGTATRPGDVLRMYGGKTVEVLNTDAEGRLVLADAIVRAGEENPDVIVDVATLTGAMMLALGSRTFGVMANNDELRETLHTVAGEAGEQSWPMPLPAELRKGMTESTIADLANMGERMGGGLVAGLFLKEFVAEGIDWAHLDIAGPAFHEGAPFGYTPKGGTASAVRTLVRFAERTAAGDKA, from the coding sequence GTGACTGCATTGTCTGTGAGCACCTCCTCCGCCGCCTCGCTGCGCGCGGACGCCGTGGTGATCGGTGTGGCGAAGGGCCCGAAGGGCATCGTGCTGGCGCCGGGCGCCGAGGCCGTGAGCGAGGCGTTCGAGGGCAAGCTGGCCGAGGTCCTCACCACCCTGGGCGCGACCGGCGCCGAGGGCGAGGCCGTCAAGGTCCCCTCCCCCGCCGGCCTGAAGGCCGCGCTCGTGCTCGCGGTCGGCCTGGGCGAGGCCGCCGACGCCGGCTACGGCCTGGAGACGCTGCGCCGCGCCGCCGGTGTCGCCGCCCGCACCCTGGGCGGCAGCAAGAAGGCCGCGCTGGCCCTGCCGGCCGAGTCCGCCGACGAGGTCGAGGCGGTCGCGCTGGGCGGCCTGCTCGGCGCCTACTCCTTCGGCACCTACAAGGGCAACGGCAGCGCCAAGGAGCCGGTCGGCGAGCTCGTGCTGCTGACCGTCCGCAAGGGCAGCAAGGACGCCAAGGCCGCCGTCGAGCGCGCCGTCGTCCTCGGCGAGGAGATGAACCGCGCCCGCGACCTGGTCAACACCGCGCCGAACGACCTGAACCCCAAGGGCTTCGCCGCGATCGCCCAGGCGGCCGGCAAGGAGCACGGCCTCAAGGTCGAGGTGCTGGACGAGAAGGCGCTGCTCAAGGGCGGCTTCGGCGGCCTGCTCGGCGTCGGCAACGGCTCGGCCAACCCGCCGCGGCTGGTGAAGGTGGCCTACACCCACCCGAAGGCCAAGGCGAGCCTGGCGTTCGTCGGCAAGGGCATCACCTACGACTCGGGCGGCATCTCGCTGAAGCCGGCCGGCCACAACGAGACCATGAAGTGCGACATGGCCGGCGCGGCCGCGGTGTTCGCCGCCGTCGTCTCCGCCAAGCGCCTGGGCCTCGCCGTCAACGTCACCGCCTGGCTGGCGCTGGCCGAGAACATGCCGTCGGGCACCGCCACCCGCCCGGGTGACGTGCTGCGCATGTACGGCGGCAAGACCGTCGAGGTGCTGAACACCGACGCCGAGGGCCGCCTGGTGCTGGCCGACGCCATCGTGCGCGCCGGCGAGGAGAACCCGGACGTGATCGTTGACGTGGCGACGCTGACCGGCGCGATGATGCTGGCGCTGGGCAGCCGCACCTTCGGCGTGATGGCCAACAACGACGAGCTGCGCGAGACCCTGCACACCGTCGCGGGCGAGGCCGGCGAGCAGTCCTGGCCGATGCCGCTGCCGGCCGAGCTGCGCAAGGGCATGACCGAGTCGACCATCGCCGACCTGGCCAACATGGGCGAGCGGATGGGCGGCGGCCTGGTGGCCGGCCTGTTCCTCAAGGAGTTCGTGGCCGAGGGCATCGACTGGGCCCACCTGGACATCGCCGGCCCCGCCTTCCACGAGGGCGCGCCGTTCGGCTACACCCCCAAGGGCGGCACCGCGAGCGCGGTGCGCACCCTGGTCCGCTTCGCCGAGCGGACCGCGGCGGGCGACAAGGCCTGA
- a CDS encoding FAD-dependent oxidoreductase: MPTYDFTRRTRRQSDPDVVVVGAGLAGLAAARALTGYGLTVQVLEASGRIGGRMATRELDGFRLDHGSQLLNTAYPELSRALDLDRLGLHPLAPGVLVHSGGRRYRAGDPQLTAARQAASRAPLGSPLDKARLGSWLSRLAATPAGRLQARPETTTARALGERGLAPRTVDGFLRPLLGALLSDPALGTSSRIADLVLRCYARGRLCLPADGIAAVPAQVAAALPADTLRPGVRVTSIAADGVETADHGRIGAQAVVVATDARSAAALLPGLRLPDFHPVTTFYHAADRAPIGEAVLLLDGDRPNGHPPLVSHSLVLSELHHSYAPPGQALIASTVLGRRSFDSGGPAALEPAVRARLAELYGVPTKGWQFLSVRHVPDAVPAMPPPHNNRRPVRLLAGLYVCGDHRDTSSVQGALVSGRRAALAVARDLGLPVSAREAEAAA; encoded by the coding sequence GTGCCCACATACGACTTCACCCGCCGCACCCGCCGACAGTCCGATCCGGACGTCGTCGTGGTGGGGGCCGGACTCGCGGGCCTGGCCGCCGCCCGCGCGCTCACCGGCTACGGCCTGACCGTCCAGGTCCTGGAGGCCTCGGGCCGGATCGGCGGCCGGATGGCCACCCGCGAGCTGGACGGCTTCCGGCTCGACCACGGCAGCCAGTTGCTGAACACCGCGTACCCCGAGCTGAGCCGGGCGCTCGACCTGGACCGGCTCGGCCTGCACCCGCTCGCGCCCGGCGTGCTCGTGCACAGCGGGGGCCGCCGCTACCGCGCCGGGGACCCGCAGTTGACCGCCGCCCGCCAGGCGGCCTCGCGGGCCCCGCTGGGCAGTCCGCTGGACAAGGCCCGGCTGGGCAGCTGGCTCAGCCGGCTGGCCGCCACCCCGGCCGGCCGACTGCAGGCCCGGCCGGAGACCACCACCGCCCGCGCGCTCGGCGAACGCGGGCTCGCCCCGCGCACCGTCGACGGCTTCCTGCGGCCGCTGCTCGGCGCCCTGCTCAGCGATCCGGCCCTGGGCACCAGCAGCCGGATCGCCGACCTGGTGCTGCGCTGCTACGCGCGCGGCCGCCTCTGTCTGCCCGCCGACGGGATCGCGGCCGTCCCGGCCCAGGTGGCCGCCGCCCTGCCGGCCGACACCCTGCGGCCCGGCGTGCGGGTCACCTCGATCGCGGCCGACGGCGTGGAGACCGCCGACCACGGCCGGATCGGCGCCCAGGCCGTCGTGGTGGCGACCGACGCACGCTCGGCCGCCGCGCTACTGCCCGGGCTGCGGCTGCCGGACTTCCACCCCGTCACGACCTTCTACCACGCGGCCGACCGGGCGCCGATCGGCGAGGCCGTCCTGCTGCTGGACGGCGACCGGCCGAACGGCCACCCGCCGCTGGTCTCGCACTCCCTGGTGCTCAGCGAGCTGCACCACTCGTACGCCCCGCCCGGGCAGGCCCTGATCGCCAGCACCGTGCTGGGGCGGCGCTCCTTCGACTCCGGCGGGCCCGCCGCGCTCGAACCCGCGGTGCGGGCCCGGCTGGCGGAGCTGTACGGCGTCCCGACGAAGGGCTGGCAGTTCCTGAGCGTGCGCCACGTCCCGGACGCGGTGCCGGCCATGCCGCCGCCGCACAACAACCGCCGCCCGGTGCGCCTGCTGGCCGGGCTGTACGTCTGCGGCGACCACCGGGACACCAGCAGCGTCCAGGGCGCCCTGGTGTCGGGGCGGCGGGCGGCCCTGGCCGTGGCGCGGGACCTCGGGCTGCCGGTCTCCGCCCGGGAGGCGGAGGCGGCGGCGTAA
- the sucB gene encoding 2-oxoglutarate dehydrogenase, E2 component, dihydrolipoamide succinyltransferase translates to MAVSVTLPALGESVSEGTVTRWLKAEGERVEVDEPLLEVSTDKVDTEIPAPASGILASIKVGEDETVEVGAELAVIDDGSGAPVPAAAPAAEAAPAAAPAPVAEAPAAPAPAPAAEAPAPAAPAAAPAADATPVLLPALGESVTEGTVTRWLKAEGETVEVDEPLLEVSTDKVDTEIPSPVAGVVVKILVGEDETAEVGAQLALIGAPGAAPAAPAPAAAPAPAAAPAPAAAPAPAPAPAPAPAAPVAPPAPVAAPAPAAPVAPAPAAPAAPAAAAPAADSGDAYVTPLVRKLAAEQGVALASVTGTGVGGRIRKQDVIAAAEAAKAVPAPAAAAPAAAPKAAAAPSPLRGQTVKMTRIRKAIGDNMLKALHEQAQLTSVVEVDVTKVISLRGKAKDAFLAREGVKLSPMPFFVKAAAQALKSHPVINARINEAEGTVTYFDAENIGIAVDSEKGLMTPVIKGAGDLNIAGISKKTAELAGKVRGNKITPDELSGATFTISNTGSRGALFDTVIVPPNQVAILGIGATVKRPVVIEADGGTAIGIRDMTYLSLSYDHRLVDGADAARFLVAVKEILEAGEFEVELGL, encoded by the coding sequence ATGGCGGTCTCAGTAACACTGCCCGCGCTGGGCGAGAGCGTTTCCGAGGGCACCGTCACCCGTTGGCTGAAGGCCGAGGGTGAGCGTGTGGAGGTCGACGAGCCGCTGCTCGAGGTCTCCACCGACAAGGTCGACACCGAGATCCCGGCCCCGGCCTCGGGCATCCTGGCCTCGATCAAGGTCGGCGAGGACGAGACCGTCGAGGTCGGCGCCGAGCTGGCGGTCATCGACGACGGCTCCGGCGCGCCGGTCCCCGCCGCGGCCCCGGCCGCCGAGGCCGCTCCGGCCGCCGCCCCGGCCCCGGTCGCGGAGGCGCCCGCCGCCCCGGCCCCGGCCCCGGCCGCCGAGGCTCCGGCTCCGGCCGCCCCGGCCGCCGCGCCGGCCGCCGACGCCACCCCGGTGCTGCTCCCCGCGCTGGGCGAGTCGGTCACCGAGGGCACCGTCACCCGCTGGCTGAAGGCCGAGGGTGAGACGGTCGAGGTCGACGAGCCGCTGCTCGAGGTCTCCACCGACAAGGTCGACACCGAGATCCCGTCGCCGGTCGCCGGTGTCGTGGTGAAGATCCTGGTCGGCGAGGACGAGACCGCCGAGGTCGGCGCCCAGCTCGCGCTGATCGGCGCCCCGGGCGCGGCCCCGGCCGCTCCGGCTCCGGCTGCCGCTCCGGCTCCGGCCGCCGCCCCCGCTCCGGCCGCCGCCCCCGCCCCCGCCCCGGCTCCGGCCCCGGCTCCGGCCGCCCCGGTGGCCCCGCCGGCCCCCGTCGCCGCCCCGGCTCCGGCTGCCCCGGTCGCCCCGGCTCCGGCCGCGCCGGCCGCTCCGGCCGCCGCCGCGCCGGCCGCCGACAGCGGTGACGCCTACGTCACCCCGCTGGTGCGCAAGCTCGCCGCCGAGCAGGGCGTCGCCCTGGCCTCCGTCACCGGCACCGGTGTCGGCGGCCGCATCCGCAAGCAGGACGTCATCGCCGCTGCCGAGGCCGCGAAGGCCGTTCCGGCCCCCGCCGCTGCCGCCCCGGCCGCCGCGCCGAAGGCCGCCGCCGCGCCGTCCCCGCTGCGTGGCCAGACGGTCAAGATGACCCGCATCCGCAAGGCCATCGGCGACAACATGCTGAAGGCCCTGCACGAGCAGGCCCAGCTGACCAGCGTCGTCGAGGTGGACGTCACCAAGGTCATCTCGCTGCGCGGCAAGGCCAAGGACGCCTTCCTCGCCCGCGAGGGCGTGAAGCTGTCCCCGATGCCGTTCTTCGTCAAGGCCGCCGCCCAGGCGCTGAAGAGCCACCCGGTGATCAACGCCCGCATCAACGAGGCCGAGGGCACCGTCACCTACTTCGACGCCGAGAACATCGGGATCGCGGTGGACTCCGAGAAGGGTCTGATGACCCCGGTCATCAAGGGTGCGGGCGACCTCAACATCGCCGGCATCTCGAAGAAGACCGCGGAGCTGGCCGGCAAGGTCCGCGGCAACAAGATCACTCCGGACGAGCTGTCCGGCGCGACCTTCACCATCAGCAACACCGGTTCGCGCGGTGCGCTGTTCGACACCGTCATCGTGCCGCCGAACCAGGTCGCCATCCTGGGCATCGGCGCGACGGTCAAGCGCCCGGTCGTCATCGAGGCCGACGGCGGCACCGCCATCGGCATCCGTGACATGACCTACCTGTCGCTCTCCTACGACCACCGCCTGGTGGACGGCGCCGACGCCGCCCGCTTCCTGGTGGCCGTCAAGGAGATCCTGGAGGCCGGCGAGTTCGAGGTCGAGCTCGGCCTCTGA
- a CDS encoding TIGR01777 family oxidoreductase, whose translation MRIAVTGSTGLIGSTLVRSLLADGHEVVRLVRHRSRTGPRPDGTTAIGWNPLLGQVDRAGLAGVEAVVHLAGAGVGDRRWTDAYKREIRESRVLGTETLAVAMAELDKPPRVFVSASAVGYYGQTGDRVIDEDSPAGDDFLAEVCVEWEASARPAERAGIRVVHPRTGLVLSAAGGAGDRLFPLFRLGLGGRLGDGRQYWSFISLADEVAALRFLIDRDDLSGAFNLSAPEPVTNAELTAALGRVLKRPTPFPVPEAALKTVLGELAVEVTGSHRVVPRRLLEAGFRFEHPDVDSAVRAAL comes from the coding sequence ATGCGCATCGCGGTCACAGGATCCACGGGATTGATCGGCTCGACACTCGTCCGCTCGCTGCTGGCCGACGGCCACGAGGTGGTCCGGCTGGTCCGGCACCGCTCCAGAACCGGTCCGCGGCCGGACGGGACGACGGCGATCGGCTGGAACCCGCTGCTGGGCCAGGTGGACCGGGCCGGGCTGGCCGGCGTCGAGGCGGTGGTGCACCTGGCGGGCGCCGGGGTCGGCGACCGCCGCTGGACCGACGCGTACAAGCGCGAGATCCGGGAGAGCCGGGTGCTCGGCACCGAGACGCTGGCCGTCGCGATGGCCGAACTCGACAAGCCGCCCCGGGTCTTCGTCAGCGCCTCGGCCGTCGGCTACTACGGCCAGACCGGCGACCGGGTGATCGACGAGGACTCGCCCGCCGGGGACGACTTCCTCGCCGAGGTCTGCGTCGAGTGGGAGGCCTCCGCGCGGCCCGCCGAACGGGCCGGGATCCGGGTGGTCCACCCGCGCACCGGGCTGGTGCTCTCGGCCGCGGGCGGGGCCGGCGACCGGCTCTTCCCGCTGTTCCGCCTGGGGCTCGGCGGGCGGCTCGGCGACGGCCGGCAGTACTGGAGCTTCATCTCACTGGCGGACGAGGTCGCCGCACTGCGGTTCCTGATCGACCGCGACGACCTGAGCGGCGCGTTCAACCTCAGCGCGCCGGAGCCGGTCACCAACGCCGAGCTGACGGCGGCGCTCGGCCGGGTGCTGAAGCGGCCGACGCCGTTCCCGGTGCCGGAGGCGGCGCTCAAGACGGTGCTGGGCGAGCTGGCCGTCGAGGTGACCGGCAGCCACCGGGTGGTACCGCGGCGGCTGCTGGAGGCCGGCTTCCGCTTCGAGCACCCGGACGTGGACTCGGCGGTGCGGGCGGCACTGTAG